One stretch of Xiphophorus hellerii strain 12219 chromosome 21, Xiphophorus_hellerii-4.1, whole genome shotgun sequence DNA includes these proteins:
- the rrs1 gene encoding ribosome biogenesis regulatory protein homolog, producing the protein MAACSVEELLAKAEQEEAEKLKSISVQKELDLEFDVGNLLACDKNRIESRDFREKKRDDFLRALARDNTQLLINEIWKLPTERVEEVIVAKLPEQTTRLPREKPPPKPKAPTKWEQFAKLKGIQKKKKTNLVWDETAKEWRRRWGYKRANDDTKDWLIEVPETADPNEDQFAKRNKAKKERVAKNELNRLRNIARAQKVKTPGAGLLPKAQQSKDELVKAMSVAKTSTASVGRFQDRLPKEKPPKNSGKKRKFEPLIGDFSSEKQKQLELLKIIGSKTPKMDITKAVNTQMREEDREEAAARRRKGAGGKGRKGNTAGRGKGKGKGKGPKGKGGKVGGGGKRRGKPGKH; encoded by the coding sequence ATGGCCGCGTGCAGTGTGGAGGAGCTGTTGGCAAAAGCTGAACAGGAGGAGGCCGAGAAGCTGAAGAGCATCTCCGTCCAGAAGGAGCTGGACCTGGAGTTTGACGTCGGGAACCTCCTGGCTTGCGACAAAAACCGCATCGAGTCCCGTGACTTCAGGGAGAAGAAGAGAGACGACTTCCTCCGAGCCTTAGCCCGGGACAACACACAGCTTCTCATCAACGAGATATGGAAACTACCCACGGAGAGGGTCGAAGAGGTTATCGTGGCCAAACTACCGGAGCAGACCACCCGGCTGCCCAGAGAGAAGCCCCCGCCGAAGCCCAAAGCCCCGACCAAGTGGGAGCAGTTCGCCAAGCTGAAAGGCatccagaagaagaagaagactaATTTGGTTTGGGATGAAACTGCCAAGGAGTGGAGGCGGCGCTGGGGCTACAAGCGGGCCAACGATGACACCAAGGACTGGCTGATCGAGGTCCCGGAAACCGCGGACCCCAACGAGGACCAGTTCGCCAAACGGAACAAGGCCAAGAAGGAGCGGGTGGCCAAAAACGAGTTGAACCGCCTGAGAAACATCGCCAGAGCGCAGAAAGTCAAAACCCCCGGAGCGGGACTGCTGCCTAAAGCCCAGCAGTCCAAAGACGAGCTGGTCAAAGCCATGAGCGTGGCCAAGACCTCCACAGCGTCCGTGGGGAGGTTCCAGGACCGTCTGCCCAAAGAGAAACCTCCCAAGAACTCCGGCAAGAAGAGGAAGTTCGAGCCCCTGATCGGGGACTTCTCCAGCGAGAAGCAGAaacagctggagctgctgaagATCATAGGCAGCAAGACCCCCAAGATGGACATCACCAAGGCGGTGAACACACAGATGAGggaggaggacagagaggaggctGCAGCTCGGCGGAGGAAGGGCGCTGGGGGGAAGGGGCGCAAAGGTAACACGGCAGGGAGAGGCAAGGGGAAAGGGAAGGGGAAGGGGCCGaaaggaaaaggaggaaaagttggAGGAGGAGGGAAGAGAAGAGGAAAACCAGGGAAGCACTGA